One stretch of Euphorbia lathyris chromosome 7, ddEupLath1.1, whole genome shotgun sequence DNA includes these proteins:
- the LOC136201102 gene encoding probable receptor-like protein kinase At1g11050 yields MGNHQFPSFLFLFLSFFFTLISSSIAASSSSSSCPIDFSYVQTTPWDKSGCQIPDKGHCCVTLLSLFGMGLSQHLRESSMFQLPNSNVSSACLSDFQAKVATLAIQPNLIPTCFENPNQFVANESSCVGIINTQDWTEKAGPITPLQTACKGDVAGLTQCSSCVEAGQKVTSQLSSIDPNSTSKCFYFTCLYAAAIVNEFGPLDPRTASCILGLPLANSVSAKDSKGSSKNNLLKLVIGFLGGFIGVLVVLGLIIWYKKRRKVNALHREYVSNFRASVLPNSGAKWFDLSELERATNGFSQRNFIGQGTFGVVYKGVLADGTVVAVKQMQDSDSQGDEEFSNEVEIISKIRHRNLLSLRGCCVSSDHLQGKRRYLVCDFMSNGSLSEHLSTVHSRKQLSWPLRKNIVLDVAKGLAYLHHGLKPAIFHRDIKSTNILLDQEMKVKVADFGLAKQNLGGQSHLTTRVAGTHGYLAPEYALYGQLTEKSDVYSFGIVILEIMSGRKVLDTSNSSYILITDWAWMLAKSGKVEEVFDESIREEGPKGVMERFVLVGILCAHVMVAFRPTIADALKMLEGDIDIPKLPDRPMPLGHESFRSSFSSSTASERSRTTFSSSISLV; encoded by the coding sequence ATGGGCAATCATCAATTTCcctcctttctctttctcttcctctccttcttcttcaccCTAATTTCCTCCTCCAttgcagcttcttcttcttcttcttcttgtcctATAGATTTCAGCTATGTCCAAACCACCCCATGGGATAAATCAGGCTGTCAAATACCAGATAAAGGACACTGCTGTGTCACTCTTCTCAGCCTTTTCGGTATGGGACTTTCACAACATCTTAGGGAATCTTCTATGTTTCAGTTGCCTAATTCAAATGTTTCATCTGCTTGTCTATCTGATTTTCAAGCAAAGGTTGCAACTTTAGCTATTCAACCTAATCTAATCCCTACCTGCTTTGAAAACCCTAATCAATTTGTTGCCAATGAATCAAGTTGTGTTGGGATTATTAATACCCAAGATTGGACAGAAAAAGCAGGCCCAATTACTCCTTTGCAAACCGCTTGTAAAGGGGATGTAGCAGGTTTGACACAGTGCAGTTCTTGTGTTGAAGCTGGGCAAAAGGTCACTTCTCAGTTAAGCAGTATAGACCCTAATTCTACTTCTAAATGTTTTTACTTTACCTGTTTATATGCTGCTGCCATTGTTAATGAGTTTGGTCCTCTTGATCCTAGAACTGCTAGTTGTATCTTAGGTTTGCCATTGGCAAACTCAGTTTCTGCTAAAGACTCAAAAGGGTCCAGTAAGAACAATTTGCTTAAGCTGGTTATTGGTTTTTTGGGTGGTTTTATTGGTGTTCTAGTTGTTTTAGGGTTGATTATATGGTacaagaaaagaagaaaggTTAATGCTTTACATAGAGAATATGTGAGCAATTTCAGGGCTAGTGTGCTACCTAATTCTGGTGCAAAATGGTTTGATTTATCAGAACTTGAAAGAGCTACTAATGGATTTTCGCAGAGGAATTTCATCGGTCAAGGTACTTTCGGGGTTGTGTATAAAGGTGTATTAGCAGATGGGACAGTTGTGGCAGTGAAACAAATGCAAGATTCTGATTCACAAGGGGATGAAGAATTCTCCAATGAGGTTGAAATCATAAGCAAAATCCGGCATAGGAATCTTCTTTCTCTTCGAGGATGTTGCGTCTCGAGTGATCATTTACAAGGTAAAAGGAGATACCTTGTTTGTGATTTCATGTCCAATGGCAGCCTTAGTGAACATTTATCAACTGTTCATAGCAGAAAGCAATTAAGTTGGCCTCTAAGGAAGAACATTGTTCTTGATGTAGCTAAAGGACTTGCTTACTTACATCACGGTCTCAAACCTGCGATTTTTCACCGCGATATTAAGTCTACTAACATACTACTAGACCAGGAAATGAAAGTGAAAGTTGCAGATTTCGGGTTGGCGAAACAGAATTTAGGTGGTCAATCACATCTCACCACTAGAGTAGCAGGCACACATGGTTACTTAGCACCGGAATATGCTTTATACGGGCAATTAACAGAGAAAAGCGACGTATATAGCTTTGGAATTGTGATTCTCGAAATTATGAGTGGAAGGAAAGTGCTTGATACATCGAATTCTTCGTATATTCTGATTACAGATTGGGCATGGATGCTTGCAAAATCCGGAAAAGTAGAAGAGGTTTTCGATGAGTCGATTAGGGAAGAAGGACCAAAAGGGGTAATGGAGAGGTTCGTTCTTGTTGGAATTCTTTGTGCTCATGTAATGGTAGCATTCAGGCCTACCATTGCTGATGCACTTAAAATGCTAGAGGGTGATATTGATATACCTAAATTACCTGACAGACCAATGCCGCTAGGCCACGAGTCTTTTCGATCTTCTTTCTCGAGTTCGACAGCAAGTGAAAGATCAAGAACCACCTTCAGTTCCAGCATCAGCCTAGTCTAG
- the LOC136235711 gene encoding pentatricopeptide repeat-containing protein At1g77360, mitochondrial — translation MNRITSYSRKLSSGWFILSARRYNSSESTSEIADVTKWIYKIMMFTPVVTLHTALDQNGVKVSPEIVEDVLKRFENAGMVAYRFFEWAEKQRHYTHSIRAYHTMIESLAKIRQYQIMWDLVNSMKSKRLLNVETFCIIMRKYARAQKLEEAVYTFNVMEKYDVPPNLAAFNSLLSALCKSKNVRKAQEIFDSMKDRFVPDSKTYSILIEGWGKDPNLPKARETFREMVDMGCSPDIVTYVIMVDILCKAGRVDEALEIVREMESTYCKPTTFIYSILVHTYGIENRIEDAVDTFLQMEKDGVRADVVVYNALIGAFCKVNKVKNVYRVLNEMDCKGVKPNSRTLNIILNSLIGRGETDEAFKVFRRMIRVCDPDADTYTMMIKMFCDTNELEKALKVWKYMKKMQFVPSMHTFSVLISGLCKEGDVSQACILLEDMIEKGLRPSGVTFGRLRHLLIKEGREDVLKFLQEKINLLVKDPLWDS, via the coding sequence ATGAACAGAATTACAAGTTATTCCCGTAAATTGTCTTCAGGTTGGTTTATTTTATCAGCGAGGAGATACAATTCCAGTGAAAGCACAAGTGAAATAGCAGATGTAACGAAATGGATATACAAAATCATGATGTTCACCCCAGTGGTTACTCTTCATACTGCTCTTGACCAAAATGGTGTTAAGGTTTCACCGGAAATAGTTGAAGATGTCCTCAAGAGATTTGAGAATGCTGGTATGGTGGCATATCGATTCTTTGAATGGGCAGAGAAGCAAAGACATTATACACACAGCATTAGAGCTTATCATACTATGATAGAGTCTCTGGCCAAGATAAGGCAGTACCAAATCATGTGGGATCTTGTCAATTCAATGAAGAGCAAGAGACTGCTGAATGTTGAGACTTTTTGCATCATTATGAGAAAGTATGCTAGGGCTCAAAAGCTGGAGGAAGCTGTTTACACATTTAATGTCATGGAGAAGTACGATGTTCCCCCTAATCTTGCAGCATTCAACAGCTTGCTTAGTGCTTTATGCAAGTCTAAGAATGTGAGGAAAGCTCAAGAAATTTTTGACAGTATGAAGGACCGATTTGTTCCCGACTCGAAAACTTATAGTATCTTGATAGAGGGATGGGGAAAGGATCCAAATCTACCCAAGGCGAGGGAAACTTTTAGAGAAATGGTTGACATGGGTTGCAGCCCGGATATTGTGACTTATGTTATCATGGTGGATATTCTTTGCAAGGCTGGAAGGGTTGATGAAGCGCTCGAAATTGTCAGGGAAATGGAATCCACTTATTGCAAGCCTACGACTTTTATTTACAGTATTCTGGTTCATACATATGGTATCGAAAATCGGATTGAAGATGCTGTTGATACCTTTCTACAGATGGAAAAGGATGGAGTCCGAGCTGATGTGGTTGTATATAATGCTCTAATTGGTGCTTTTTGCAAGGTGAACAAGGTCAAGAATGTCTACAGAGTTTTGAATGAGATGGATTGCAAGGGTGTAAAACCGAACTCGAGAACATTAAACATTATTCTGAACAGTTTGATCGGCCGTGGAGAGACTGATGAGGCTTTTAAGGTGTTTCGAAGGATGATAAGGGTATGTGATCCAGACGCTGACACATATACCATGATGATAAAGATGTTCTGTGATACGAATGAACTGGAGAAGGCACTTAAGGTATGGAAGTACATGAAGAAGATGCAATTTGTTCCGAGTATGCACACTTTTTCGGTTCTTATAAGTGGACTGTGTAAGGAGGGTGATGTTTCTCAAGCTTGCATATTGTTGGAAGATATGATAGAAAAGGGACTAAGACCTTCAGGTGTGACATTTGGAAGATTAAGACATTTGCTTATTAAAGAAGGAAGAGAAGATGTATTGAAATTCCTTCAGGAGAAGATAAATCTCTTGGTCAAGGATCCTTTATGGGATTCATGA